The genomic interval AGTGTTTATACCTGCCAATTTACTCTAGTAAATTAAGTTTGATCCTATGTGATTTGTgaaaaatctaattttaaatacttatcTTTCTACTTTTAGGAAATTCCAATACTAAATCCTGTATATCTCATGCTGGGATCATCATTTGGATCAGCTGCAAAAGGTATTGGACTTAAGGCTCTTGAGTTCGCTCTTTCCATATGTGACACTGTTGATATGTATGGTTTCACTGTCGATCTTGGTTACAAAGAATGGTACGTAACTGTTGGAAGAAGTTTCTGAATGCGCCTTTTTTAAGTTTGTATTGTTTCTTATTTTGGAGCCTCTGTATAACCTCAGGACCAGATATTTCTCAGAGTCTAGACAATGCCATACTCCTCTGCATGGTAGGGCCTATTATCAGATGATGGAATGCCTTGGAGTAAGCTcgaaacttaaatattttactgcTGAAGTTGTACAAATGATTTAGGTTTACACGATGTTATTGCCTTGTCCTGCATATTCATTGTAAATCTACATAACTGCCTAAACACGTTGATAAATTATAGGAATATAATACAACTTTGTTTGATCACAAAGTTTGCCTTGCCCTTTGTTGCTGAAATGTTGCGAGTGATTATCTTATGGTTCTTTGTGTTATTCCCGTTTACTCTGCTAACCATATCACTTAGAGACACATTTACTTAATATGAGGAGCTGTGCCAAGAACTCAATGAGTTTCGCAATAGGGGCACTTCCTCTGAGCTATATGAAGCTAACTCTAAAGTATGCAATTATATTTGAAGGGTCATTCAATCATAAATATATGATTCATTTGGCATCAAATATCAAAGATTCTGTGAATGTATACTGTCATACTTCAAAGTGAAATTACTACATTGCAGGTTTATGGAAATGGTTTGATAAAAAGTGAAGGGCTCAAAAGGGGATTGCAAAATATGGAATCATCTGACTATGAAAAATTGGTAAGTTGTTTTATAAACTTCAACTAGATTACTTTCAAAGatatttgttttcataatcactATGAAtaaattatggatttttattttttggtgaAGGCTACAATGAAAGAACTAGAAAATCAACTTCCTGAAGATGAGGATGATCCAATTGGTCAAAATGACGTATTTGCTCAAATCATTTCAATTAactagtatgtattgttatgcATGTCATATTagtatatttttaaatcaatatcaattatATTTGCAGTTGACAGTTAATGACGAAGATTTCTACTAGTGCATTtggataaataataattttctagTTTATCATTTGGTATGATATTCActaatttgaattaaattttaatctaattattttgtgcttctttaattttatttcattcatacaaatatatgaatttttattgTAGGTGACAAGAATATTGGATTTTGATTAATATGAGATGGTTGAAGAATGAAGATGCGTCACAAGTTTGCTTATGTTTTGCTTTACAAGACTTAATTGTTTGCTAGTTCTTAAACTAAATACATTTGGTATATTTGTTGGGGTATAGATGTTTTTCGAGGTAGCAAATTTGTTAGTCTTATACATTAATGATTGCAAAATTAATGACAATTATTTATTAACAATTTAatttctattttaaaattttgtatttatGTTAATTTGTTATATCCTTGAatattatatcataaaaatattgaaaatcgatgacatttcataaaatatgacATTTTTTATGTCacaataaaacattaaataATGTACATAAAAAATGTCAATGTAAAATTCATATAGAGACATTTTAAAAAGTCATTATAAACAACTATTAATGACAATTTTCAATGTCCTTATATACTAGTATAGAAAACATTTGTAAGTGTCATTACAAATTACATAATGAGACATTTTAAATTAACATTATAACCTTTCATTGGTGACATTTTTTATTGTCACTACAAAATAACATACATGACACTTTTAGTTgtcattataaatgattttaactgacatataaatttgtcattattactataataacaagacatgtataaatatttttaaaatatgagttttcctgacatttaaaattgtcattatatgaataattagtaacacgtatgaagttgtcattaacatcttataatgacattaaaaaatgtcacgaagtttaagacgacattggaatagacgacatttgttggaggtgtcactaaaacttaaatgtcactaaatattgaatatgatgacatttatGAATATCACCATAAGCATTTATTCTTGTAGTGGCAAGAGcacaaaatataaatcaaaatctgatttcaccaacatcatattttcaaacaaagcaataacataataaaacttacatcatcTGGAAGCTAGTAACGAGAGGAGCAAGAATCTATGctcggatcgaaaatcggatAACCGGATTTATCACAATCATATTTCTAATATAGGATGAAGCTTGATggaatttctgaaaattttctctCGGTGCTTGCTGCTGTAAATGCTGAAGAATGAAGGAATGAAGAGGTGTACACATCTAAATGCATGGCAAGGACACATGACTTATTTTTCTTGCATCtcagtcggcgctcgggcggttgtaATATGACGCTCGGACGCGGAACCTTATGTCCGGATGCTTAGCCtattatccattggcgctcgggcggtaattttctaccacTCGGGCGCCACAGGTTCTGTCCAAATCCTACTCTTGTGggacaatggcgctcgggcagttcttttctaccgctcggcgCCAGAGGttctgaaacgtctgcttattcgttttcttaaaaagtactagaaattttttttttttaccctcaaaatttcggcctaTGCATATGAATATACATAAAAATACTTTGgcaccatttaaaaataaaccctccaaatagtatttgaaaattaaaaaggAATAGTCAAAACCAGAAATCGTAACGCGtttgaaacgtctgctattcgttttcttaaaacgttctagaattttttttttaatctctaAAGTTGGCCATGACCTAAACATATttctataaaatatttttccctttaaataaaacatcaaccaactagcatttttaaaatcaagtgaaatagtccTAAAAATGAAACTgtctactgttttaccaaacctaaaaaacaataatttgaaaagaatagcccatactaaacctctcaaaactCTCTCATAACGTAAATAAAAGaagtaaaaatatctttaacattacttaaaatcataaataataactagtgCGAAAAACTAGTGTtgatcctcgggttatgtgcacctccagtccagtcaagtcaaccatcaagacctccattatcatattcataatcaatataacctgcatcaatcacacctagtgagtctaaagactcaacacgtcatattcttgataacgagtaatacgtaatacaattaacatataacagtgaaaaatacttgtacttaaaatatcgttttcatgaatatgcataaacttaaacattttcgtaaacattttcataatcttatgcataaacattttcatataaacatacacatattcatatcaacatattcatgtcCTCATATTCTtattcatattaacatattcatattcatatttgtgtatgttgaattcagatcgtgattgtgactcgtattcttaaacgtattgggcgatggatccatctaaaaaaaaccacagtactgggccgcGGGGGACActagcaacactctcaccgatcAACTGTCcctggcctacgtattaacgTATTCGTATATGTACCCAagaaaacacgatcgtcgggctcccactaggaccataaccctcacgatatttccaacatgtagtagtcacaagcccttcacgtccttcaacatgttatcatcacttaatcaaaacatgcataatatcatttttattttgaaaccaaggatgcaaaatatcttttaaatgtccaatttaACCCTTAATAATCcatgacatttaaaaatcatatttcaacatgtaaaaattcataaacatg from Primulina eburnea isolate SZY01 chromosome 17, ASM2296580v1, whole genome shotgun sequence carries:
- the LOC140818638 gene encoding sialyltransferase-like protein 2 isoform X4 → MEKLALVLPDGPPYVPRKFGRCVVIGNYGDILKTKFGKEVDSYDAVLRENGAPIQVQKVRSAFSIGAPQKLLIKLQSCMIKERKSGLLKHNSRYHEQDDPRNSNTKSCISHAGIIIWISCKRTRYFSESRQCHTPLHGRAYYQMMECLGVYGNGLIKSEGLKRGLQNMESSDYEKLATMKELENQLPEDEDDPIGQNDLTVNDEDFY
- the LOC140818638 gene encoding sialyltransferase-like protein 2 isoform X1, whose amino-acid sequence is MEKLALVLPDGPPYVPRKFGRCVVIGNYGDILKTKFGKEVDSYDAVLRENGAPIQVQKVRSAFSIGAPQKLLIKLQSCMEIPILNPVYLMLGSSFGSAAKGIGLKALEFALSICDTVDMYGFTVDLGYKEWTRYFSESRQCHTPLHGRAYYQMMECLGVYGNGLIKSEGLKRGLQNMESSDYEKLATMKELENQLPEDEDDPIGQNDLTVNDEDFY
- the LOC140818638 gene encoding sialyltransferase-like protein 2 isoform X3, which codes for MEKLALVLPDGPPYVPRKFGRCVVIGNYGDILKTKFGKEVDSYDAVLRENGAPIQVQKVRSAFSIGAPQKLLIKLQSCMEIPILNPVYLMLGSSFGSAAKGIGLKALEFALSICDTVDMYGFTVDLGYKEWTRYFSESRQCHTPLHGRAYYQMMECLGVYGNGLIKSEGLKRGLQNMESSDYEKLATMKELENQLPEDEDDPIGQNDVFAQIISIN
- the LOC140818638 gene encoding sialyltransferase-like protein 2 isoform X2, translating into MEKLALVLPDGPPYVPRKFGRCVVIGNYGDILKTKFGKEVDSYDAVLRENGAPIQVQKVRSAFSIGAPQKLLIKLQSCMEIPILNPVYLMLGSSFGSAAKGIGLKALEFALSICDTVDMYGFTVDLGYKEWTRYFSESRQCHTPLHGRAYYQMMECLGVYGNGLIKSEGLKRGLQNMESSDYEKLATMKELENQLPEDEDDPIGQNDVFAQIISIN